Within Thermococcus indicus, the genomic segment GTTAATCATGACAAATAATGGAGTCTCCTGTGAGTTGACTGCTAACAAATCTTTTAAATGATGAACTGTGTTTATGGCACCTTTGTCTTTTGGCCATCTTAGTCGTTTTAAACTGTAACCTGCAAACACCTTAAAAAATAGTCGTGGATGCTTTTCTTTCAAAACAGCCTTGATTGTGGGGAGTATTTTCGTGTTAGTCTTGTAAATAATTTTTGAAAATTCCTCAACGTCTTTCTCATTTAAAATTCTAGGTATAGAAGTGTCAATAAATTTATTAAACCCCCTAAATCCAAAATATGGACTTACATAGATATTTGGACTTAAAAGAAAGCTTTTGTAGCCTTTATCTGAAAGGGTATTTACAAAACTAAACTCATGTTTCTCCAATTTTATTCTGATATCTTTCTTTTCTTTGGTCTCGTGAGCTCCGTGGAATGCAGGATATAATCCTGTAACCATAGAAGCATGAGAAGGAGTTGTCCATGGAGCGGTAGCTATGGTATTTTGATATGTTATAAATCCAAACCTACTCAATTCCTTGATTATTGGTGTCGCATAGTCCTCTCTGAGGGTATCCAACACTATCAAAAAGATATTTGGAGAATTTATATTGTTCATTGCAGAATCACCTCCTTGTATACTTCCAGCACTTTCTTCGCAATATTCTCCCATGTAAACTGCCTAGCATATTTTCGTATTTTCTCTCTGTCCCACTCCTTCTCAAGAGCTATTAAAATTTTCTCTGCCAGACATTCTGGGTCTTTCGGTGGACAGAGTAGACCATAATCTTCGGAGGTTATTACTTCCTCACTACCCCCGTTTATCGTTGCTACTACGGGGATACCAACTGCCATTGCTTCTATCTGGACAATTCCAAAGCTCTCGCTCAAGCTCGGTAAAACAAACAGGTCAGCCGCATTCACCCACAAAGCTAACTGGTCATCTGGAACGAAGCCGAGAAGTTTCACGTGCTCCTGAAGGCCGAGCTTGTTTATCTGCTCTTGGAGCTTCTCTTTGAGTGGGCCACTACCCCCGATAAAACACACAATGTCATCCCTCTCTTTCACAACAATGGACATGGCATCAATGAGGTATCTATGCCCCTTGTATGGAAGGAGGCGAGCCAAATTAAATAAAATCTTTACATCTTGGGAAAGTCCAAGCTTTTTCCTTGCTTCACTTTTTGGAATTGTCCTAATTCTATCCTGGTTATATCCATTTGGAATATGATAAACCTTTAAACTTGGACAAAACTCTTTTATAAGGGGAATATCTCGTTTGTTGACCCTAATTAGGGCGTCAGTATTCTTCCATGTCCACTTTAGTGTCCTATCTTTTCTCTCAATCATTTTCCTCAATGTTATATGAGTGTGTTCCGTAATAACCACGGGAACACCAAATTCCTCCTTCAACCTAACGGCAACCGCACCAGAAGGCCAGGAGTAATGAGCATGAATCAAATCGAACTCAATGCCCTTCTTCTTGATGAACTTCGAGACTGCCCTCGATTCTACCCATATCCACTCATCCTTAAGTTTAGAATACGCCAAGGGAAACAGGGGATTGTTATATTTCACAAAGTGAACATGAATTTTGTGCCCGATAATATAATTTTGATAACTCGTTTTTCTTTTTAACTCAATCCCTCTTGGGAGAGGAACAACAACGTTTATCTCATCCACGAACTTCTGAATAGCCTTTAGTTGTTCCTTCACGAAGATGTTCGCTCCATATGAGTTATCCTCGTTTGGGAAATCATTGACTATTACCAGCAACTTCATTATCTTCACCTCCAACTATGGAACACTTTGCCCTTTTTAGACACCATTCAGCCACAATACCGTGGAATTCAGAGAATGAATATTTTCTGTTTAACTCACGTAAGATTGGTGTAGCGACTACCTTCATGTTGTTCTCATCTGGCCACACAAAATCCCTTAGTGGCCGCTTAATTTGATATGGAAGGTGTAATTCAGCGAAATATCTTAAATTCTTAAAAATTCCCTTTGCCTTGAATACTCTGCGGTAAAATTTTTCCCGTAGAGTGAAGGCTTTTTCATCCTGCTTTATTAAAACCCCCATTGGTTTGAAGATACGATTTTCAAGCACTTCATTATACAACACCCTAGTATATTTTAATTCTATAGGCAACCTTCTGAAAAACTCTACAAGCTCAATGTCCCATAGGGGGACAGCATGCTCGTATCCGAAGAACTCATAAGCCCTGTTTGAGTTTATTATAAATTTTGCCTGCCTCTCTACCATGTTCCAGTTATCATCCAGGGAGTACACCAAAACATCGTCTGGGTATCTGTTCAGATATTGCCAGAACTTGTCCCTTACGGAATTGGGAAGTTTTATGTGTTCGTTTAAGATATAGTGCATAGCTAAAGCTCTTTTCCACACATCCTCTCTGCTCTTTGGAAGGAGCAACTTTCTCAGATGAGAGCCACCTAAAAAGTCGCCACTATGCCCGGGGACAACAATTGCCTTGTTCGGGATAAGATCATTGTCAATCAAATGTCTAAACACAAAAAAGTCTTGGAGATGAATCGTTGAGACGTGATTAAACGCGAACTTGTAAAATTCAATGAACCAATCTTCATAGGGATAACCTGAAGGAACTATTTCATCCGTTATCTCTACGTAAATCCACTCGCATCCAAGAACCCCTGCAACATCTTTGGCAGTATTAACCTCCGAGCTATCTCTCCTTCCGTAGGTGTAACAGATAACATCGTCGTAGCCTTTTTCTGTTAATAATGTGGCGATAACTCTCGAATCATAACCCCCGCTCAGGGGTATCACGATTGTTCTACCGTTAGCATAGTCAATAAGCCTGTCTATCACGCGGTTTAAAATTGTGTATAACTCCTGCGATAGTTTATCAACTGGTTTAGTGGTTATTTCATGTCTTTTTACAGTATAGTCATAATAAAAATGCCCACTAATATCACCACTCTGAGAAAGATGAACTATCTCCCCAGCTTGAACTTGGTAAATTCCATCGAGTAGCGTGTATGGTCCTGTTACATACAGGCACCTAAGAAACTCAGCGCAAAAATCTGGATTAAATTTGGCGTTTAGCTTGTCCCTCAGATAAAAGGTGTCATCGGTGATTATTATGTCATCTCCTGCTTTTGCATAGAAAAGAGGGAACGTTCTTGTTATGTCCTCAATTAAATATATGTCTCCGTCTTTCTGTATCACAAGGGCAAAAATTCCCTGTAACTTGGGCATTATGCTATCAATGTTTTCAAAATCCTCAAGCTCCAAAAACATCTTTATCAATTGTTTACCAGTATAAAGTTCTCCATTTAAAAATGCAAATCCTTTGGCATAGTTTCCCTCATACTCTTCCCATTTATATCCATAGTCGTTTTGAAGCTTTATCGAAATACCCATTTATACCCCCCCAGAGGCTCCGGATAACTCAATCTTTCGCGGAAGAAGCATTTCTGTAAAATCCTTGATAAAAAATCTATAGAACGGGGCGATTGTTAGGATTTTCATTGAATCCCACCTCGTTTCCCAAGTTCCATGTTAGCCCTTAACCACCCTTCCAGTGTCCCAACGTCATATCTTTGTCCCAAGACTTCTTTTGCAACTATCCGTTGTCCTTTACGTAACAGCAATCCCAGTGCGTCTGTGAGTTGTACCTCTCCTCTGGAATCGGGGGGAACTTCCCTCAATGCATCGAATATCTCCGGCTCAAGGATGTATCTTCCAATTATTGCCACGTTGCTTGGGGCTTCCCCTCTTTTAGGTTTTTCTATTAGGTTGTTGACCTCATAGATACCATCTTCAATCTGGTTTCCAGAAATAATCCCATATTTCTCAACATCTTTCCAAGCAACCTTCTCGACTCCCAACACGGTACACTTGAACCTTGAATAGACGTCCATCATCTGTTTCATCGCGGGTTTTTCGCTTGTGACTATATCATCTCCAAGGAGAACCGCGAAAGGTTCTCCGTTCACATGTTTTTCCGCATACCTTATAGCATCCCCGAGACCTAAGGGCTTCTTCTGCCTAACATAATAAATATCAACCATCTCCCCTATCTCTTCAACAACCCTCAGCTCCCTATCTTTGCCCCGCTCTTTTAGGTAGTACTCCAGCTCAAAGTTCCTGTCGAAGTAATCCTCTATCGCCCTCTTGCCCTTCCCAGTTATGATTAGGATGTCATCAATACCCGCCCTGATGGCCTCCTCAACCACGTAGTGAATGACGGGCTTAGTGCCCACAGGTAGCATTTCCTTTGGCATTGATTTCGTTATTGGGAGCATTCTCGTTCCCAAGCCAGCCGCCGGAATGACGGCCTTTCTAATCCTCACCAGCACACCCCCTCATAGACTTTTGCCGTTTCTTCAGCCTTTCTCACACGTCTCCCGTCAATTACAATCTTTCCAGAATAATCCAGCTCCTCAAACTCACTCCACTCGGTCACGATGAGGACTGCGTCACTCCTATTCAGGACTTCCTCACCAGAACTCGCGTACTCAATATTCTCGCCGACATCCGGGTAAAACCTCTTAAAATTCTCCATCGCCTGCGGGTCGTAAGCAATAACCCTTGCCTCCTCTTCGAGCAGCTTTTTAACCACCACGTGGGCCCTCGTCTCCCTAACATCATCCGTGTCCGGCTTAAAGGCCAGTCCAAGGACACCAATAGTTTTTCCCTTCAACTCAGGGATGTGCTTCTTGAGAAGCTCGATTAGCTTCAAAGGCTGCCTCTCGTTTACCTCAACGACGGCCTTTAGGATTAAAGGCTCCTCTCCAAGCTCTTCGGCCTTCCTAATGAGTGCCCTTGTATCCTTCGGGAAGCAGGAGCCGCCCCAGCCAATTCCAGTCCTGAAGAAGTGGGGACTAATCCTGTGGTCGAGGCCAACTCCTTCAAACACCTTCCACGAGTCTATGCCGAGTTTCTTGCAGATGTTTCCAATCTCGTTGGCGAAGCTTATTTTTGTGGCTAAAAAAGCATTCGAAGCGTACTTAATCATTTCGGCGGTTTTAATGTCCGTGAAGAGCTTTGGAGCGTTTATAGGAGCATAAAGCTCTTCAAGAACTCTCTTTGCCCTCTCATCCTGAACTCCAATCACAATCCTGTCCGGGTTGAGGAAATCACTCAGCGCAATGCCCTCGCGGAGAAATTCAGGGTTCATGGCAAGTCCAAAGTCCTGAAAGGCCTTCTTGTCAGAATAATTCTCGAGAATTGGTTTCACAATCTCCTCAGTGGTGCCTGGAAGGACAGTGCTCTTGACGACGACAACGTGGTAGTTTTTCTTTTCTCTTAAAGCTTTCCCAAGTTCCTTGGCAACTTGTTTAACATAGGTTAAGTCGATTGAACCGTCTTCTCTTGATGGTGTTCCAACGCAGATGAAAGTGACATCAGAGTTTAGAATTGCCTTGCGGTAGTCTTTTGTCGCGTGATACTTGCCTTTGAATTGTTTCATTAACTCTTCGAGGCCCTCCTCGTAGATCGGGGGCTGAGCGTTGTTTATCATCTCGACCTTCCTCTCATCAACGTCCACGAAGATTACCTCGTTTCCGAGCTTGACGAAGCCCGTGCCTGTCACAAGGCCAACATAGCCAGAACCAATCACCGAAATCTTCATATCGGCACACCTCCTCCAGAAGCAATCCTCTCAGTTAGAATTCTTATCAGCCGGGGGGAATAAGCTCTTACCGGTCTTGGCTTAGCGTTTAACTCAAGGGCATCCAATATTGCCTGCCCAAGATGTTTTATTTCGTATACTGGTATTACCAGCCCTTGCTGTTCCAAGGCTCTTGTAAATCTCCAGTTGATGGTCATCTATATGTTCTTTAAATTTTCTTAGACGAGGGGCTACTATGGGTGTTTTGCCTAGGAGCAAAATGTCAAGGATTGTTCCAGCCCCCGCATGAGTTATTATTACATCTGCCTTTTTGAAATACTCCATCATTGCCTCATAACTGGCATATCTGAACCATTCACAATTTTGGGGTATATAGGAACTTGACCCAATCTGCATTATAACTTCATAGGGCAATTTAGGTGCGAGTGCATCCATAGCCTTTATTAATCTCTCAAATCCTATGTTTGAATTTCCTACGGTTACAAAGATCATAGGATCCCTCCAAAGTATTTTGCTTTCTTGCCGTACTTCTCTAAAAGTTGTGGCCACTGAACTATGAAGATGTCTGAAAGATAATATAGAATTCTCCCACTGTCTGACTTTTTTGTAACTCTTGACCAGGAATGTATGTAAATCGTCGGTATCCTAAACACAAGTTTCGCAAGGATAAATGTGGGAATAGAAACCCATCCTGCAGTGGATAAAATCACCTCTGGACGCTCTTTTTTCAAGATTTTGGCGATTTCAAAAAAGACGGATGGACTGAACGCATGGAGGTATCTTAGATACTTGTTTTTATGTTTGCTCATTTCCAGGAGGTACACCTTGACGAAGATATCATCACCCGAATCCCGAGTTCTAGTGCTGTCTTCTGTAACAAGGACAACATTAAGGTCGCTTTTTTTGGTTAATTTAATCTGCTTTAATATGTGGATCATTTGGGTCAGATGCCCTCCACTCTCGCATGCCGCAAGTAGTTTCATAATGCCCCCCCACAACTAGGTAGTTACCGTGCCATCTTTGGGCCTATGTACCCGAGACCGAGGACTGAGATTTTCATAGGTTTCGCCTCCATAATGTCTTACTC encodes:
- a CDS encoding glycosyltransferase family 4 protein — translated: MKLLVIVNDFPNEDNSYGANIFVKEQLKAIQKFVDEINVVVPLPRGIELKRKTSYQNYIIGHKIHVHFVKYNNPLFPLAYSKLKDEWIWVESRAVSKFIKKKGIEFDLIHAHYSWPSGAVAVRLKEEFGVPVVITEHTHITLRKMIERKDRTLKWTWKNTDALIRVNKRDIPLIKEFCPSLKVYHIPNGYNQDRIRTIPKSEARKKLGLSQDVKILFNLARLLPYKGHRYLIDAMSIVVKERDDIVCFIGGSGPLKEKLQEQINKLGLQEHVKLLGFVPDDQLALWVNAADLFVLPSLSESFGIVQIEAMAVGIPVVATINGGSEEVITSEDYGLLCPPKDPECLAEKILIALEKEWDREKIRKYARQFTWENIAKKVLEVYKEVILQ
- a CDS encoding asparagine synthase-related protein — translated: MGISIKLQNDYGYKWEEYEGNYAKGFAFLNGELYTGKQLIKMFLELEDFENIDSIMPKLQGIFALVIQKDGDIYLIEDITRTFPLFYAKAGDDIIITDDTFYLRDKLNAKFNPDFCAEFLRCLYVTGPYTLLDGIYQVQAGEIVHLSQSGDISGHFYYDYTVKRHEITTKPVDKLSQELYTILNRVIDRLIDYANGRTIVIPLSGGYDSRVIATLLTEKGYDDVICYTYGRRDSSEVNTAKDVAGVLGCEWIYVEITDEIVPSGYPYEDWFIEFYKFAFNHVSTIHLQDFFVFRHLIDNDLIPNKAIVVPGHSGDFLGGSHLRKLLLPKSREDVWKRALAMHYILNEHIKLPNSVRDKFWQYLNRYPDDVLVYSLDDNWNMVERQAKFIINSNRAYEFFGYEHAVPLWDIELVEFFRRLPIELKYTRVLYNEVLENRIFKPMGVLIKQDEKAFTLREKFYRRVFKAKGIFKNLRYFAELHLPYQIKRPLRDFVWPDENNMKVVATPILRELNRKYSFSEFHGIVAEWCLKRAKCSIVGGEDNEVAGNSQ
- the galU gene encoding UTP--glucose-1-phosphate uridylyltransferase GalU: MRIRKAVIPAAGLGTRMLPITKSMPKEMLPVGTKPVIHYVVEEAIRAGIDDILIITGKGKRAIEDYFDRNFELEYYLKERGKDRELRVVEEIGEMVDIYYVRQKKPLGLGDAIRYAEKHVNGEPFAVLLGDDIVTSEKPAMKQMMDVYSRFKCTVLGVEKVAWKDVEKYGIISGNQIEDGIYEVNNLIEKPKRGEAPSNVAIIGRYILEPEIFDALREVPPDSRGEVQLTDALGLLLRKGQRIVAKEVLGQRYDVGTLEGWLRANMELGKRGGIQ
- a CDS encoding UDP-glucose dehydrogenase family protein, producing the protein MKISVIGSGYVGLVTGTGFVKLGNEVIFVDVDERKVEMINNAQPPIYEEGLEELMKQFKGKYHATKDYRKAILNSDVTFICVGTPSREDGSIDLTYVKQVAKELGKALREKKNYHVVVVKSTVLPGTTEEIVKPILENYSDKKAFQDFGLAMNPEFLREGIALSDFLNPDRIVIGVQDERAKRVLEELYAPINAPKLFTDIKTAEMIKYASNAFLATKISFANEIGNICKKLGIDSWKVFEGVGLDHRISPHFFRTGIGWGGSCFPKDTRALIRKAEELGEEPLILKAVVEVNERQPLKLIELLKKHIPELKGKTIGVLGLAFKPDTDDVRETRAHVVVKKLLEEEARVIAYDPQAMENFKRFYPDVGENIEYASSGEEVLNRSDAVLIVTEWSEFEELDYSGKIVIDGRRVRKAEETAKVYEGVCW
- a CDS encoding glycosyltransferase yields the protein MIFVTVGNSNIGFERLIKAMDALAPKLPYEVIMQIGSSSYIPQNCEWFRYASYEAMMEYFKKADVIITHAGAGTILDILLLGKTPIVAPRLRKFKEHIDDHQLEIYKSLGTARAGNTSIRNKTSWAGNIGCP
- the pssD gene encoding PssD/Cps14F family polysaccharide biosynthesis glycosyltransferase — translated: MKLLAACESGGHLTQMIHILKQIKLTKKSDLNVVLVTEDSTRTRDSGDDIFVKVYLLEMSKHKNKYLRYLHAFSPSVFFEIAKILKKERPEVILSTAGWVSIPTFILAKLVFRIPTIYIHSWSRVTKKSDSGRILYYLSDIFIVQWPQLLEKYGKKAKYFGGIL